A single genomic interval of Daucus carota subsp. sativus chromosome 1, DH1 v3.0, whole genome shotgun sequence harbors:
- the LOC108218414 gene encoding uncharacterized protein LOC108218414 encodes MTTTLKNAPNDYKHPSADRARTSLLDDCKRKIEKDRGSMFLYVEDFFGVEKTGKEIANFLLKSSDEIGPTNVLQVVIDNASSCFAVAFPWMRNTYIRGKNIVECFINHAHAHAIFRSHSALELLKVAKTRFGSHHLLLNRLTQCREALATTVIVRSCKDWVNYRDENARDLGKEITSTIKDEEFWEEVDDILAINRPTYRMIKFGDNEGQKMEEIYERMYCMIREINDIMKNNKHQSDHGRMNDILFSRWEKMNVPMHCLGFALNPYSYDVNYLQSLAPGGKPRPVPNCNLEVVQGVLKAFDKIGEDEEERRILHQQIAKSPGRRGIFGTLAVKVDDVTMTPISWWSTWKKHLNI; translated from the exons ATGACTACAACACTAAAGAATGCTCCTAATGACTACAAGCACCCTTCGGCCGATAGAGCGAGAACATCATTACTTGATGATTGTAAGAGAAAAATTGAGAAAGA TCGTGGTTCCATGTTCTTATACGTTGAAGATTTTTTTGGTGTGGAAAAAACAGGAAAAGAGATAGCTAATTTTCTGCTCAAATCTAGTGACGAGATAGGTCCTACGAATGTCCTTCAGGTGGTCATAGATAATGCATCAAGTT GCTTTGCTGTTGCTTTTCCATGGATGAGAAATACCTACATTAGGGGGAAAAATATTGTCGAGTGTTTTATAAATCATGCCCATGCTCATGCTATTTTTAGAAGTCATTCTGCACTTGAATTATTAAAAGTTGCTAAAACTCGATTTGGATCTCATCACTTGTTGTTAAATAGGCTAACACAATGCAGGGAAGCATTAGCTACTACTGTTATTGTTAGGTCTTGTAAAGATTGGGTAAATTATAGAGATGAAAACGCAAGGGATTTAGGAAAAGAAATTACGTCAACTATAAAAGATGAAGAGTTCTGGGAAGAAGTTGATGATATATTGGCTATTAATAGGCCAACTTATCGGATGATTAAATTTGGTGATAATGAAGGACAAAAAATGGAAGAGATCTATGAAAGAATGTATTGCATGATTAGGGAGATAAATGacataatgaaaaataataaacaccAATCTGATCATGGGAGGATGAATGATATTCTGTTTTCTAGATGGGAAAAGATGAATGTCCCCATGCATTGTCTAGGATTTGCTTTGAATCCATATTCTTATGACGTAAATTACTTGCAGTCTCTTGCTCCCGGTGGAAAGCCTAGGCCTGTGCCAAATTGTAATTTAGAAGTTGTCCAGGGAGTTCTCAAGGCTTTTGATAAAATAGGAGAAGACGAGGAAGAACGGAGGATCTTGCATCAACAAATAGCAAAGTCTCCAGGAAGGAGGGGCATTTTTGGCACGCTAGCAGTGAAAGTAGATGATGTGACAATGACTCCCATATCATGGTGGTCTACATGGAAGAAGCACCTCAACATTTAG